Genomic DNA from Salvia miltiorrhiza cultivar Shanhuang (shh) chromosome 1, IMPLAD_Smil_shh, whole genome shotgun sequence:
atatcaacaagtaccaaaataaaaaacaagaaaaaaaaagtcgTGATGATTgagatttaatttgttttttactGTTTTGCCTAACTGTTCATTTAATTATGCCACATATAGGTAGCTCCCAAAAGAAAATGCCAGATATAGCTAGGTCCTTATCCAAATTACAGATCATTTGAGAGAAGATGCGATGCATAAGCATAAACAGCTGGAGATTTCTATTTCAAGAACTGCATATGTGCTCTATCCACCTAGCAAAAGTGGTATTACCCCCACCAACACACACTATATATGCTGTAAATATCCTAATTATATAcggaataataatttttttaagaaataacTGAAATTGTAtattaaatgtaaaaatatgATTGTAAACTCTAATTGAATTATTGAATCATAATTAATAATtgtaaaatctatataataaaaGAGAGTTTTTCCCTCCCTTTTTTTCTcacttctcccatcaattttcaTTGTTTTTTCTCTATTCACCGATCAATTTCGCtccttttttaaaaatattttttaaacatcgtcaaatttgattcatgaaacaatattcaatatgcatcttaaatttaaattcgtgataatatctttaatatgatataaaaatcatcaaacaatgaatttaaaacaaataagttataaaaaatttagaatttaaaatattttattttctcttgctttaataaaatatttatttatttattatgacactTAATACTCTGCAATAATGTctaatgttaattttcattatcaaagtTAAAAATCTATTtgataactataattatcatcatactttatacaaaattaaaaatttacgttttcaaattcatagtgttattaaataattgatgtggattattctatttttatttttaaaatatatttttcatttatttatattttaattatgtttaatattttaaacatgtcgtttaatttcgatattcGGGGTGCATCGCCCGTAGGAGTGTGCTAgttaaattaaaacaataaaaattgaaattgaacaaGAATAATTGAGAGTGAGACaagaaattaatatataaaagatctGAAattcaaatctatatattatatacgtGTTAATCATTTTGAGTTGCTCTCGTTCCTCACCCTCACTAGGATTTTTACCAAACATGTTTCAATAGAgatttcaatattaaaattaacattattgAATTCATGTTTTGCCTACAAAAAGCAAATTATGTGTTACATATTTACAATAATTataagagtatagaagatgttGCACCAAGTACCTTACTCCTCCACTCCAcacttaatgaaaaaaaaaagagattatAAATCCACCACAACTAATAAAGTGGGTTAATTTTAAAAAGATGAAAGAATCTACAAATTTTTTTAGTCTATATATACCACTCACTTccactccaaaaccaaaagccACAAATATTAAACAACCACCCTTTTTATCACACTCACTACCCCATTCCACTCTTCAACACTAATACATATATTCTCAAATATATTCTCACCAGAAAATCCTATTTATTTCCACACACTATGCTCATCGCAATCCACTTCTGCTATCTCCTCAAATTCATGCATCTCCACTCTTATTTCTAGTGAGAGAAAATAGAGAGAGCAGCATAGAAGAAACTACTAGATCTCAAACTGTTGCACGCAAAAACATCCAAATAATTAatcgaaaataaaaattatggaTTCATTCAAATTTCACGACGTAAGAGTGGAGAAAGCGAACGCGGTGGCGAAATACCGCAGGGTTCAGCGGATCACGAGCCTTTTCCGATTCGTGGAGCTCTTCGTTTTTTTGATCGTCGTTTCGCGATTTTCCGCTCAGTTCGCGGTTTTTCTGAAGCTCTCCGGCGAGTATTTCCGCGGAATCTCCGTCGTCGCGCTGATTAGCCCTAGATCCGTCTTCGTCGTCGGAAACGCGATCGTGATCGCGCTCTTCCTGATATCGCGGCGGTTCTCCGGCGAGAGGAGCACTGATTTCTACGACGAGTACGTGGAGAAATGCCGGAATAACAACGTCAATCAGCAGCAGACGTGGATCAGAGCGGTGGAGAAAGTAGCGTCGGAAGCTCGCGACGAGGGGAAGGCGATCAGCAGGACTCGATCGGCGAATCTCGAGCGGCCGGTgcgagaggaggaggaggaggagcgccgccgcgaCTTGAGGCGGTGCATGAGTGAGAAGTGTCGGAAGAGGGCGGAGGAGGAGATGAGCAGCGAAGAATTCCGGCAGACGGTGGAGGCGTTCATCGCGCGGCAGCAGAGGTTTTTGAGGGAAGAAGAAGGGGTTTCAGCTGTGGTTTCATTTCAAGCTTGAATTGAACCCGCGCTTCTTCCTATCTCCTCTCcccctcttttttttaattaatattttctagaTTTTGATAAACCTTTTctaaaggtttttttttttttttttgagttccTGATGGTACATAGTTAGAGAATGATAAAATTGAATGACTGTATCATTCCTGCGCTACGTATATAACATGTATATATCGGAACTTTGAAGCCTTAATTTTCTTgctaatatgtatatttatttttctaattattttctCTAGTATTTTAATTTCACCATGCACATATAGTAGAACTACAATTCTTTTGAAAAAATCTTACGTGAATATTAggaaaaataatcatagatgaaaatataataagataaataaacatattgtttatttgttgggtGAAGAAGGGACAcgacttttaagaaaaaatgatttatttattaatgaaatagttactaaaaatgaaTATAACACGAATTGGTGAacaaatcaaaataataaattagaaCACGAATTGGTAGACTGATGAagtattattttctttgttaatAATATATAAGATACAAAATGAAATTTACGCATTCGAGAAAATTGAGCATGCTCTACTTCACAATCAttatataaatctaaataataTATAGTGAACACTACACctccaaaaatataaattaagctaaaagagaaaaaaatatatattatagcGAATTTTGCATAACTCGGATGGATGGCCATAGTGTCATATAAAGCAAGAAAATCTGTAGAAGATTTTGTTTGTGGATAATTaggaaaatagaaaataaaggGAATTGTATTCTAATTCTTGGGTAATAAGCATATATTCTTATTGATGTCACGTTGCCAGAAGTAATCCAGTTAGACTTGTATTAAATGTCTATGACCATTTCTAATAGTACTAGCTCGAATATATGCTTTCTTGTCACATTGTCCATCTAATCCATCAACTGATTTTGAGGtgtaaaataatttcatcataTACTTATATTCTATTCTAGCTATATTTTATTCTTAGTTAAGTTTTATAAGGAGCCATTACACTAGAAACTTATATGAATGATCCCTTTATGATAATATTTGTGTCTATAACATTGTAGTAAATCATACAAAAATGAATAGCGCATATTAATGTTTAGTAACTATAATAAAGAGAGTTTCAACTTGAAccgttctctctctttctatgtATATTCATAATTGATAATTTCTTATTTAAGAACGAAAATAAACACGAGATTAAAAAACTAGAGGTTTCGAGAGTATTCAGCAACTTTATAAAGAATTGACTAAAATTGTAACACAGAcgcatttttcttttttgggttattAAGATGATGGGCTAAGAGTCTAAGCCAGAATCATGAGAAGAGAAGAGCTAACCCGGCCCAATTGCTAACATTCAATAAAGATTAGTTGAGCCCATTAACTCTAGATTTTAtagggtaattctattcataacccCATactgtttataataattaaaaatttattattttatcttataCTAGTTTATAGCCccaactttaattaaatttataataaaataacaatttCATTTAAGTAGATATAAACCGTGTAAAGAATTATATAGCTCTCAACTCAAAATTCTAAGAATCACATCAAAAGAACTATCGATTGCTCACAGATAGTTTGGCGACGCTTCATcttcattgattttttttttcaatccgTTCACACGTCAAACTAAATCAATCCTCATGAAACGGATATACAAGCACTAATCAAATTACACAAATTCTGAAGATACATGTTTAGAAACACAAATCAAATTATAACAATTTAACCCATGAGAAATGCATCTAACGGATTGCAAAGCACAAAAATCAAACATACGAAGACACACAATGATGTGTGTGTCTGCAATTCGCACCTAAGCCTAGAAAAGTGAGGATTGAGAGGTTGATTAGGGTTTGTATGTGAGCTTGGATCATGAAATTGTGAAGTATATGTGGACAATGAAGCTTAGTTCATCGATCTTTATTTATATGGAGAAAGAAGAAGtatctaattaattattcaaaGACATTTTGATATTTGAATATTTTCTAACGTGTTCAAAATTTTGTTTGTAATTCGtatgttttatttatgattaCTCTTGCTCATGACAAAGAAATCAAAGGATGATAATTGAAACTCTGAATCGCTAATTTTTGTTCTGTACTTGATTCTCATAATTTTGAGTTGGGGGCTATATAGTTCTTTGCAGTGTTTATTCTTTTCTATTTACATAAATGgaattgttaatttattattaatttaatttaatttaatttagaggTATGAAATataggataaaataataaaattttaataatttttaattattattttagataggATGCtataattaaagagtaaaatgagGGCTACTAATAGAATCACCCAATTTTATATGCTActtttgcatatatatatatatatatatgctaaaataagtacacttcttaagatactcctataaaataagaatcattttcaacccttagatcatcaagatctacggttgattcgtaaccctgttggatggatttacctgagttcgaatctcaaaggtagcaaaaattaattttcataattcatatctttatacagtgaattcatatgtgttctacataaaattcatacattaaaaattgctcttatttcttattttaagatgtgttctcaaggtagtccacccctatatatatataagcaaaaCCACTTTCAAACATAGTAAGTTGTATTTTTCCGAcaaaaatcaccttactattttggaaataattatattttaaaatttatttattagtttattTCGTCCACTCTAGATGATAcaaatatctttttattataattttttctactcatataatttattatattttcatgatttgtagtttttattttaaaatgagtttGTAGTCTAAC
This window encodes:
- the LOC131005428 gene encoding uncharacterized protein LOC131005428, with amino-acid sequence MDSFKFHDVRVEKANAVAKYRRVQRITSLFRFVELFVFLIVVSRFSAQFAVFLKLSGEYFRGISVVALISPRSVFVVGNAIVIALFLISRRFSGERSTDFYDEYVEKCRNNNVNQQQTWIRAVEKVASEARDEGKAISRTRSANLERPVREEEEEERRRDLRRCMSEKCRKRAEEEMSSEEFRQTVEAFIARQQRFLREEEGVSAVVSFQA